AGCCTTCCGGGACCTTGCGGTCGCCGTGGTGGACGAGCAGCACCGCTTCGGGGTGCGCGAGCGGATGGAACTGTCATCCAAGGGCGTGGCCGGTACGGACGTGCTGGTGATGACCGCGACCCCCATTCCACGCACGCTGCAGCTCACTGCCTATGGCGACATGGATGTGTCGCGGCTGACGGAGAAGCCGTCGGGCCGCAAGCCTGTCGTCACCCGCGCCCTGCCGCTGGAGCGGATGGATGAGGTGATCGCCGGGCTCGCCCGGGCCATCGGCGAGGGACGGCAGGTCTATTGGGTGTGTCCGCTGGTGGAAGAGTCCGACGTGCTGGACGTTGCCGCCGCCGAGGACCGCTATGCAGGCCTCAAAGCCGCGCTGGGGGCGCGGGTCGGGCTGGTGCATGGGCGGATGAAGGGGCCGGAGCGCGAAGAGGTGATGGGCGCGTTCCAGGCAGGTGACATCGACATCCTGGTGGCGACGACTGTGATCGAGGTGGGCGTGGATGTGCCCAATGCGTCGATCATGGTGATCGAGCACGCGGAGCGGTTCGGGCTGGCGCAGCTGCACCAGTTGCGGGGCCGCGTGGGCCGGGGGTCGGCGGCATCAAGCTGCCTGCTGCTCTACAAGACGCCCCTCGGCGAGGTCGCCAAGAAGCGCATTGCGACCCTGCGGGACACGGAAGACGGCTTCGTGATTGCCGAGGAAGACCTGATCCTGCGCGGGGCCGGCGAAGTGCTGGGCACGCGGCAATCAGGGCTGCCGCAATTCCGGCTTGCGTCGCTGGAAGCCCATGCGGACCTGATTGCTGCGGCGCGGGATGATGTGGAGCTGATCCTGCAGCGGGACCCGGAGCTTGAGAGCGAGCGCGGGGCGGCGCTCAGGGTTTTGCTCTATTTATTCGAGCGGGACGAGGCGATCCGCTTCCTGCGGGCCGGTTAACCCCACACTTTTTGGTTGTATTTTTCCCGCTTTCTCGTGATGCGGGTTAGGAAAGTGTTTCGTTCTTCTGGCTAATGTCCCCGGTTGGGGACACGAAACAGGACGGACGTGGTGGATACCGAAAAGGCACGCCTCGACGCTCTACATGCACTGAACGTGCTCGAAACGGCGCAGGAAGAACGGTTCGACCGTTTGACCCGTATTGCCGCGCGCGCGTTCAATGCCCCCATCGCCCTTGTGTCACTGGTTGACCGAGACCGGCAGTGGTTCAAGTCGCGTCAGGGACTGGATGTCAGCGAGACGCCGCGCAGCCTTGCTTTCTGCGAGCACGCGGTGCGCAGCCGTGAACTGGTGCTGGTGCCGGACGCGACCAAGGATGGGCGCTTCGAGGACAACCCGCTGGTGACGGGCGACCCGAACATCCGCTTTTACGCGGGCGCGCCGCTGTTTTCCTCCTGCGGGCGCTATGTGCTCGGCACGCTGTGCGTGATCGACACCATCCCGCGCCTGGATACGGAGCCTCATCTGCCCATCCTTGAGGACCTGGCGGCAACAGCGTCCCACGAACTGGCAGCGGGCCATGCCCGTGAGCAGATGGAACACGCCCTATCCGGGCTGGATGACGAACGCAGCCTGCACCGGCTGGTGATCGAGAACATGCCGGCGACGCTGGCGGTCATCAATACGGACCTCACCTACAAGCTGATCAATCAGAGCTTCTCCCAGTTTTCCCACGGCAAACTTCGCCCCGGCATGCGGATGCGGGACGTTCTGGGCGAGGAACGCTTTGCGATCATTGAGCCCTACCTCAAGCGTGCCCTTGAGGGGCACACGGTGCATTTCGAGGCCGCGAGCACCGACAAGGACGGCGAGCCCATAAATTACGAAGTGCGGTATCAGCCAAACTTCGACGCACATGGAAATGTGATCAGCATCACTGCTCTTGGCACCGACGTTACGCGGCGGCGGCGGCTGGAATCCAGTATCGCCGCGCTGGCGCGAATGCATTTCGGTGCCAATGCCAACCTCGCTGAAAACTCCCAGGATGCACTGGGGCGTGTGGCGAACCTGCTCAACATGCGTTTTGCCGGCATCATGCGGCGCTCGCCCACGGGCCAGTTTGAGAGCACTGTGACCCATGCGCCGGACGGTTTCCAGATCGGCGGCATGCCGGTGGCAAAGCACCTGATGCGGCGGGTAGTCTCCAGCGGGGACTGCGTTGCCATTGAAGACGTCAAGATCGACCCTGACGTCTCCGGCATTACGCCGGGCAAGTTTCCGATCCGTGCCTTTGCCGGGGCGCCAATCGTCGTCAACAATGAGGTGATCGGCGGTGTGGGCTTTGCCAACACAGCGCCCCACACGGGCAAATTCCTCGACATCGAGATCGAGGTCGTGCGTCTGGCCGGCAGCATCATCGCCCGCGAAATCGCCCGCACCCAGGCCGATGAGAAAATTGCGAGCCGCGAGCGCGAGCTGCATGAGCTGGCAACCACGGATCCGCTGACCAACCTGCCGAACCGGCGTGAATTGCTACGGCGCGGGCAATGCGAAGTGGACCGCGCGCGCCGTTATGAGACCACATTCTCAATTGCGATCATGGACATCGACTACTTCAAGTCGATTAACGACACCCATGGCCATGCGACCGGCGATCTGACGTTGGTGGAGACGGCCAACATCCTGAAGAATGCCATCCGCACCGTTGATTGCGTGGGGCGTATCGGCGGTGAGGAATTTGCCCTGCTCCTTCCGGAAACCCCGGCCAACGGCGCATATGAAGCCATGGAAAAAGTGCGCCAGGCGATCGAGGCGCACACCTATTTTTCCAAGGATACCGACATCAAGATCAGCGCAAGCTTCGGGGTTGCAACGCACCAGGACGGCGAAAGCCTGGAAGACCTGATGAGCCGGGCAGATCAGCTTCTCTATCTCGCCAAGCAGAGCGGGCGGAACCAGGTGCGTTCCGACCTGCATACGCGCAAGCATCTCACATTGCTGTCGGCCGGCCCGCGCAAGCCGCGCTCCTGAGGCGGCGCCTCAGCCTGCTCGGCGCTGCGCCATGAAGACGGCGAGCCAGACGGTCGGTGGTGCTGCCTGTGTGTAGGTGACCCGGTGGCGGCAATGGGCCGGAAGGAACAGCCAGTCACCCCGCACAAGCCCGCGCTCCCCTTCCCCCTCGATCTCCAGCCGCGCGCTGCCTTCCAGCAGGCAGACCCATTCATCCTCTTCCTGGTCGAACCAGCCTGTTTCCGGCGCGGTCTGGCCGGTGGAGACGATGCGCTCGATGCGCACGGGGCCGTGCGACAGCAGCGGATCATATTCTTCCTCCGTCAGCGGATGATCCGGCAGACCAGAGAACAGATTGCCGCCTTGCGTGCTCACCGATTCCGCTCCAGCACCCGTTCAAGCTCCGCCTCGGTATGCACGTGGTACGGCTCGCCGCCATCCTCGGGCCTGTATTCCGGTGCGACCAGGCCCGCGGAAATGACCATCTTGGCGGCATCCTCCACGGACATCTGAAGGGGGATGACATCGCTGCGCGGGACAAACAGCAAAAAGCCGCTGGTGGGGTTGGGTGTGGTGGGCAGGAAGACGCTCACCATTTCCTCATCCGCCCGCGCCTGTATCTCGCCCTTGGCGGCGGTGGTGACGAAGGCAATGGAATAGACGCCACGGCGCGGATATTCGATCAGCGCCACTTCCCGGAACGAGTTCTGAGACTGGCTCAGGACCGTTTCAAAAATCTGCTTCAGCGCGCCATAGATGTTGCGCACCAGCGGCATGCGGCCCACCAGCCGCTCGCCATAGCTGACGAGGGTACGGCCGAACAGGTTGGCGGTGAGTGCCCCCAGCAGGGTGAGCAGCAGCACCGCAAGCACGACACCGACGCCGGGTATGGTGACATCCAGATATTGTTCCGGCCGGTAGCGCGCCGGGATCATGGGCGTGAACCAGGCATCCACGAAATCAACGAACCACATGATGAGCAGCACGGTGATGGTCACCGGGGCGGCCACCACAAGGCCCGTCAGGAAGTAGTTGCGCAGGCGCGACAGAATCCCCAGGCGCGAGGGGCGGTCAGGGGTTTCCGGCAGGTCGTCGGTCATGAATGGAAGATCCGGCTGGGGAGTGACGTAGGGGCAGTCTAGCCTGACGGAAGGCGTCTGGTCATCAGCCTCTTGGGGGCTAGAATGAACGGGAAAACGCCATTCAAACACGCCCCACGCCCCGCAGAACGGGCGGGCGGCGGACAGAGGAAACACCCATGAAAGCACCCGCCGGACACCGCATCCGCCTGGACCCGGAAGACGAGTATTGCCACGAGCCGGACGCGGCCAAGAACTATAATGAGAGCATGTATTTCAACGTGTTCGACCCGGAGCGGAAGGTCGGCGGCTGGTTCCGCGTCGGCAACCGGCCCAATGAAGGCTACGCGGAAATGTCCGTGTGCCTCTACCTGCCGGACGGGCGCGTGGGCTTCATGTATGCGCGGCCGAAGATCAGCGGCAACACCGAGCTGAATGCGGGCGGGCTGAAGATCGAGGTCGTGGAGCCGTTCAAGAAGCTGCGGGTGACCTATTCAGGCAAGCTGTGCGTGATGACGGAGCCGAACGAAATGGCCGAGCCGTCGCGCGCCTTCAAGACCAACCCTGTCGTCGATTGCGAGGTGGCCCTCGACTATGAGGGCGTGTCGCCGATGTTCGGCGGGCAGACGGTGAAAGAAGACGGCAGCGAGCTGGACCTGGACCCGGAGAAGAGCTTTGCCAAGGCTCACTACGAGCAGCACTGCGCCGCCAGCGGGCACTTCGCCATCGGCGACGAGCGCTTTGAGGTGGACGGCTTCGGCCTGCGCGACAAGAGCTGGGGGCCGCGCTACTGGCAGGCGATCCACTGGTATCGCTGGCTGCCGATGAATTTCGGGCGTGACTTCGCGATGATGATTTCCATCGTCACCAATGCGGAAGGCCAGAGCCGGATGGGGGGCATGGTGCTGAAGGACGGCGCCTATGACCTGATCGAGCACGCGGAGATCGACAGCGACTGGGACGACAACTGGTACCAGACCGCAATGCGCGCGACTGTGCGGACGGAAAGCGGTGCCGCCTACGAGGTGAGCGGCAAGGTGATGTCCCTCATTCCCCTGCGCAACCGGCGGACCACGCCTGAAGGCGATGAGCTGCTGACGCGGATCACCGAAGGCATGACCGAGTTCACCTGCGACGGGCAGACGGGCTATGGCCTGTCGGAATATCTCGACCAGATCGTGGACGGCAAACCTGTGAGCCTCGCATCATGAGTGCTGCGGAAAACAACGATCCGAAACACGACATTGCCCTGGCCCTTCGCGAGGCACTGGGGCGGGCGCTCGCCAATATCGACCTTGTGCGCAATGTACGGCGGCTGTCGGGCGGTGCGAGCCAGGAGACATGGGCGTTTGACGCGGTGACGGACCATCACGTCCACCCGCTGATCCTGCGCCGGGCACCGGGCGGGCACACCAATACCAAGCGCGACACGGCGGTGCCGCTGGCGACCGAAGCGCATCTGATCCAGCTGGCCCAGAAGCAGGGCGTGCCGGTGCCGCCGGTGACGCTGGTGCTGGACGAGACCGACGGGCTTGGTGACGGCTTCATCATGGAGCGCATCGAGGGCGAGACCATTGCGCGGAAGATCCTCCGCGACGAGGCCTATGCGGAGGCGCGGCCGAGGCTTGCTCGGCAATGCGGCGAGATGCTTGCCCGCATCCATGATGTGCCGCTTGATAAATTGCCGGACCTCCAGCGCTCCCCGGCGCGGGCGGAGATCGACAAGTATCGCGACATCTATAAATCGACCAACCATCCGCATCCGGTGTTCGAGCTGGCCTTCCGCTACCTGGAAGACAATCTGCCGGCGGACGACCGGCTGACGCTGGTGCATGGGGACTTCCGGAACGGCAACCTGATGGTGGGGCCTGACGGCGTGCGCGCGGTGCTGGACTGGGAGCTGGCGCATATCGGTGACCCGATGGAGGACCTCGGCTGGATCTGTGTCAATTCATGGCGGTTCGGTGAGATCGACAATCCTGTCGGCGGCTTCGGCTCGCGGGAGGACATGTTCGCCGGCTATGAAGCCGCCGGCGGGCCGAGCGTGGACCCGGAGCGGGTGAAGTACTGGGAAGTGCTGGGCACGCTCAAATGGGGGGTGATGTGCCTCATCATGGTGCAGGCCTTCAGCAGCGGCATGGACCGCTCCGTCGAACGCGCGGCCATCGGGCGGCGCGCCTCTGAAACCGAGATTGACCTGCTCAATCTCCTCGCCCCGCGCCATATCTGAAGGAGCACTCCCATGCAGGATCAACCCGCTGCAAAAGACCTCGTGCTGGCCGTGCGCGAGTTTCTTGAAAATGTCGCCATGCCGAAGCTCGAGGGGCACGACGCCTTTCATGCACGCGTGGCGGCGAATGCGCTGGCCATCGTGGAGCGCGAGCTGGTCATCGGGCCGGACAGCAATGCGGAGGAGGCAGCGCGGCTGCGCAGCCTACTGGGCGAAGACGGTTCGCTGCACGACCTCAACGTAAAGCTGTGCGACGCGATCAGCGAGGGGCGGATGACGCTGGACACGCAAGGGCTGGCGGACCACCTTTGGCTGACGACGCTGACCAAGCTTGCCATCGACCAGCCCCGCTATGCGGCCTATCGCCGGGCGAAGGATACCATCGCGGAGCTGGATGCGTGATGGCCCCCGCCCGGCCGTCACGCCGGGCGCACTGACCGAAACAGAGCCGAGGAGCCTTCCATGATCATGATGTCCGACGACGGACCGGTGGCCATTGTCACCTTCGAGAACCCGCCGATGGGATTCATGAACATGGAGATGGTGAAGGAGCTGGACCGGATCGTCGCCGCCTATGAGGCGGACGACAATGTCCGGGCCATTGTCTTCACCGGCGGGCTGCCAAACGTCTTCATCCGGCACTATGACGTGGGCGAGATCGTGCAGGCGGGCGAGTTGGTGCGCCAGTCCGGCCGTTCGACAGACGACATCGCCGAGGCGGCGCGGGCGGAAACCGATATCGCCCGGCTGTTTGACCGGGTGGACCGGATGGGCAAGCCGACGATCGCGGCGATCAACGGCATGTGCATGGGCGGCGGGTTCGAGTTTGCCCTGTGCTGCGACATCCGCATCGCGGCGCCGGGCCCCTACACCATCGGCCTGCCTGAAACCAATGTGGGCATCTTTCCCGGTGCGGGCGGGACCCAGCGTCTGCCGCGGGCGGTGGGCGAAGCGCGCGCGCTGGAAATGATCCTGCGCGGGCGCGTGGTGTCGCCGGAGGAAGCGGCGCAGCTGGGCATGGTGCACTGGGTGGAGACCCATGATCTGCTGCAGGCGGCGATCAATGTCGGCAAGGATATGGCGCGCAAGGCGCCTGCCGCGCTGGCGGCAGCGAAGCGGCTGGTGAAGGGCGCGACGGACCGGCCGCTGGCGGACGGGCTGGCGGAGGAGCGCGCCGCCTTCATGCGGCTGCTGGTTGAGGATGATGACGCCATGGCGCGGATGCAGGCCTTTCTCGACGGCGACGGGGAGATTGCCTGATGCAGCGTTTCCTGGCCGTGCTGATGATGGCAAGCGTTATGGCGCTGCCCCTTCCGCTGCGGGCGGAGACCCTGTTCTTGACGCTTGACCCGCAGCACACCCATGTGATGTTCAGCGTCATGCATCTGGGGCTGGCGCGCACCCACGGCACCTTTGACAAGGTGGAAGGACGGGCGGTGGTGGACCGCAACCGGCCGGAGAGCGCCGTGGTGGAGGTCAGCATCGACATTGCAAGCCTCGACAGCGGGCTGGACGCGCGCGACGCCAATCTGATGGGCGGGTCGTGGTTCGACGCGGAGGATCATCCGCGCATGAACTTTGTCGCCACCGGGTTCGACCCGTCAGGTGAAGCGGCAGGTCTTCTGACGGGAGACCTGACCCTGCGCGGCGTGACCCGGCCGGTGACGCTGGATGTGACCTATAACGGGTCGGC
The sequence above is drawn from the Pyruvatibacter mobilis genome and encodes:
- a CDS encoding diguanylate cyclase, which encodes MDTEKARLDALHALNVLETAQEERFDRLTRIAARAFNAPIALVSLVDRDRQWFKSRQGLDVSETPRSLAFCEHAVRSRELVLVPDATKDGRFEDNPLVTGDPNIRFYAGAPLFSSCGRYVLGTLCVIDTIPRLDTEPHLPILEDLAATASHELAAGHAREQMEHALSGLDDERSLHRLVIENMPATLAVINTDLTYKLINQSFSQFSHGKLRPGMRMRDVLGEERFAIIEPYLKRALEGHTVHFEAASTDKDGEPINYEVRYQPNFDAHGNVISITALGTDVTRRRRLESSIAALARMHFGANANLAENSQDALGRVANLLNMRFAGIMRRSPTGQFESTVTHAPDGFQIGGMPVAKHLMRRVVSSGDCVAIEDVKIDPDVSGITPGKFPIRAFAGAPIVVNNEVIGGVGFANTAPHTGKFLDIEIEVVRLAGSIIAREIARTQADEKIASRERELHELATTDPLTNLPNRRELLRRGQCEVDRARRYETTFSIAIMDIDYFKSINDTHGHATGDLTLVETANILKNAIRTVDCVGRIGGEEFALLLPETPANGAYEAMEKVRQAIEAHTYFSKDTDIKISASFGVATHQDGESLEDLMSRADQLLYLAKQSGRNQVRSDLHTRKHLTLLSAGPRKPRS
- a CDS encoding cupin domain-containing protein; this translates as MSTQGGNLFSGLPDHPLTEEEYDPLLSHGPVRIERIVSTGQTAPETGWFDQEEDEWVCLLEGSARLEIEGEGERGLVRGDWLFLPAHCRHRVTYTQAAPPTVWLAVFMAQRRAG
- a CDS encoding DUF502 domain-containing protein — translated: MTDDLPETPDRPSRLGILSRLRNYFLTGLVVAAPVTITVLLIMWFVDFVDAWFTPMIPARYRPEQYLDVTIPGVGVVLAVLLLTLLGALTANLFGRTLVSYGERLVGRMPLVRNIYGALKQIFETVLSQSQNSFREVALIEYPRRGVYSIAFVTTAAKGEIQARADEEMVSVFLPTTPNPTSGFLLFVPRSDVIPLQMSVEDAAKMVISAGLVAPEYRPEDGGEPYHVHTEAELERVLERNR
- a CDS encoding DUF7064 domain-containing protein → MKAPAGHRIRLDPEDEYCHEPDAAKNYNESMYFNVFDPERKVGGWFRVGNRPNEGYAEMSVCLYLPDGRVGFMYARPKISGNTELNAGGLKIEVVEPFKKLRVTYSGKLCVMTEPNEMAEPSRAFKTNPVVDCEVALDYEGVSPMFGGQTVKEDGSELDLDPEKSFAKAHYEQHCAASGHFAIGDERFEVDGFGLRDKSWGPRYWQAIHWYRWLPMNFGRDFAMMISIVTNAEGQSRMGGMVLKDGAYDLIEHAEIDSDWDDNWYQTAMRATVRTESGAAYEVSGKVMSLIPLRNRRTTPEGDELLTRITEGMTEFTCDGQTGYGLSEYLDQIVDGKPVSLAS
- a CDS encoding phosphotransferase family protein, with protein sequence MSAAENNDPKHDIALALREALGRALANIDLVRNVRRLSGGASQETWAFDAVTDHHVHPLILRRAPGGHTNTKRDTAVPLATEAHLIQLAQKQGVPVPPVTLVLDETDGLGDGFIMERIEGETIARKILRDEAYAEARPRLARQCGEMLARIHDVPLDKLPDLQRSPARAEIDKYRDIYKSTNHPHPVFELAFRYLEDNLPADDRLTLVHGDFRNGNLMVGPDGVRAVLDWELAHIGDPMEDLGWICVNSWRFGEIDNPVGGFGSREDMFAGYEAAGGPSVDPERVKYWEVLGTLKWGVMCLIMVQAFSSGMDRSVERAAIGRRASETEIDLLNLLAPRHI
- a CDS encoding DUF6285 domain-containing protein; its protein translation is MQDQPAAKDLVLAVREFLENVAMPKLEGHDAFHARVAANALAIVERELVIGPDSNAEEAARLRSLLGEDGSLHDLNVKLCDAISEGRMTLDTQGLADHLWLTTLTKLAIDQPRYAAYRRAKDTIAELDA
- a CDS encoding enoyl-CoA hydratase/isomerase family protein; this encodes MIMMSDDGPVAIVTFENPPMGFMNMEMVKELDRIVAAYEADDNVRAIVFTGGLPNVFIRHYDVGEIVQAGELVRQSGRSTDDIAEAARAETDIARLFDRVDRMGKPTIAAINGMCMGGGFEFALCCDIRIAAPGPYTIGLPETNVGIFPGAGGTQRLPRAVGEARALEMILRGRVVSPEEAAQLGMVHWVETHDLLQAAINVGKDMARKAPAALAAAKRLVKGATDRPLADGLAEERAAFMRLLVEDDDAMARMQAFLDGDGEIA
- a CDS encoding YceI family protein; its protein translation is MQRFLAVLMMASVMALPLPLRAETLFLTLDPQHTHVMFSVMHLGLARTHGTFDKVEGRAVVDRNRPESAVVEVSIDIASLDSGLDARDANLMGGSWFDAEDHPRMNFVATGFDPSGEAAGLLTGDLTLRGVTRPVTLDVTYNGSAGDPFSSRKTRHGFTAKGVIRRSDFGMDFGLDFVGDEITLTIDTEFLQDTDD